ttcacaTATCTGTTGTAATGTGTTTGACATGTTGTCCGTAAGCACGTACgaatcaagaaatttaaaatatattttgcatataacattttgaaaatagctTTGATGCAATCAACACATTTTTGCGACTCCAggcatatattatttttcaaaataaaagttgcaAACTTTACAAGCAATGAATTCTAAAATAGATTGTTTCATATATTTAcgttattgaaatttcaagcattttaaaataaattacatgtGTCTGGATCGACTTTGTGTTAAACAATAtccttaatttaattattactgcAGTTGGCTGATTTTAGTAATAGATCTTACATACACCatgaattatatcaatttttggtagtacttcttttgcattttaaacttataaaacgAAGATTGcgaattcttcattttatttaaatatacaaaaaaaatactcCAAATAACTTCTTCCCAgggctttaaatttatttttatatgcaCAAGGCAAACGtcactaatttttgaaaatcatttttaagccCTATCCCATTATTTCAGTGGAGTGGCGTGGGTAGCTGAAAATCTCAGATAAGAAAACTATCTGAGAGATCTTTTAAATAAGTACAATAGTTTATTTATAAGTAGTAATAAGTATTATCCAAAATGAATTCAAGTCCAGGGATGTAGTCAGTCAGTTTTATGATACAAATTGTTATAATCGAAGGaaagttaatttaaagttaagaaaattcaatttaaaattggtgaaaatgtgaaaaatattcgtaaattcgtgttttaaatggtaaaaataatattatttacggCTTACAAAACGCTTGAAGTTAAAGATGCAGAGAATCCAAGTTGATTTACTTACCATTAATACTCCTTAGGCAATCCGACCAGACTTCCTACACAGAACATCCAAGGCGGTGAGATTTGAATCGCACTAGGTACATAATCTGGAATGGgatcccttctagaaataatcgattggacaagattaataacgattaagagtaatcagaagttgaatcggtttaaatggTTGCTAATTGTGTAAATTGTTTCCAgtcggattgaattgagtaaatgtaCGTGTCTGCAATACGctctctgcagttttcgtttgtaacacacatgacgcgcacgtgtttattggttagatattaaattttgagtaatttaacataattataatgtttaggcggtataccgaatgaaaagttaaaagtatatatggattaaaaacatgtaaaaatcataccgtttaacgatgtgacagtgatgtagtatgattattaagtaggcagtttgatttagcaggtatattattgtaaaaagtttatttacttctttttaagttcatattcttgaaattttgtttgtttgacagaataaaaaaccgcttgtgaataattatggcaaaatcaaaatgctgtattgaaaacttaacccctaactcagaataatggatacccaattgaaaacgattggaagcATTATACaaggtaggatggcgccaatgttttgaaactcagactaaataaattataggtaactcATTGAATTTTTAGTAGACAAACTTATCCAATTCTCTTAAGTTTattgcaatataacaattttgaatttataaataagtttcatttaaaattcttgaaaattctgcaattttggtcaaattttttatttaattgtctgaaaaaagtttattttttgtctttatatccagttgtcattctcataatttcatcaaatcttatgtaaccgtatggacgCTTTTCGACAGTTTAGAATATCAAAAaagagagtttaattttaaattgtttaaactttgagtttgaaatgctaaaagtaggaaattattaagtttaaatgtaagcAGTCTAGAAacgtgaattttaaaatgctatttttgaagtctgcatttttaataattcaaatcaaatcgaaacaagattaaaaatgtatatttttcatacttaaatttcacatggtataattttaaaattaaacaaagttaaaggcttctgaatccatattgtacaatttcaaatgttttattaataaaaaagtttctagaaggcTTGTCatttatatatgtgtgtgtgtgtgtgtgtgtgtgtgaacggggttacatggcacggctgcatgctctgtggtgcgagaaacacccggagctatcgcacttttcgcagcaacgtctgcgaaaccatgctgaattaNNNNNNNNNNNNNNNNNNNNNNNNNNNNNNNNNNNNNNNNNNNNNNNNNNNNNNNNNNNNNNNNNNNNNNNNNNNNNNNNNNNNNNNNNNNNNNNNNNNNCATTATTGGTAAAGGAGAAGTCATAatctaaggattaccgaataAAATATCACCGACATTGATATAAATTCATTgtataatttaggaaaaattttgtccatcattttatgtacttatatttcaataaactaaaaatttagaaagttgaattaataaaaacttttttattataatatgaatttatgtgttaatcattgcgaataattaaaaattgagacctccCTACCGAAAAaatgagtatatactaaaaattctttaggtcaaagaagctcagagaaattctccgcaggcactcaggtagatatttttaaaggtccaggaagatcgtttaaatggtctgaaggctttaaaatatcctttccgaaattgaaataagaatacgatcataaataacaagcagagaggctatctcaataaattagccgacactcaagggccctttgttaagctttcggattaaaatttagaagtagattttttttaatttcatagttaacagcctaaaacataataattcggaatctacgggtttcgatgacttcagatatctaactttttttgtaatgcttaaaattggaattaagagaacgtttctcgtaaatggaatgagacacgccaaaaaagacaacattttttaattcaactagaaaattgtatatcagtatataagttataattataaataagtataatgagaaaattcatcaattaaaaaaaaagtgttaataatttgaagagaaatttcaaaagggtgagcggattagccacgaccaattactgtaaataactttgcccgcccggtacgtgaggAATACAAAAgtaacattatattaccgtcggaccactaaaaggatcttgaaagggacccaaatctctcaaactatctccgagactattttgtttcaaatcggctttgtttatagactcaaatgggccaggatATTTCGCTgaagaaaattcagagatttcttTTGGTAGGgctctttctgacaaaaaaatattttatctgtaatattaatttttaattgtctaatttcattcaattaataacagtttgacatttttaaataattgtttagagcATCAggtaaatcattattttaatcttCATTCTCTAAGGATAATGACCAGGTAATAGAACGTGGCACAAGGATTCActcaaatttgtatatattttcacAACTGAAATATTAATAAGGGAATGAACATAAGTTGGTTACAGTAGTCACACGCGCACGTGCGATTGGTTATTCCGATGCGTTTTATAAAGATATTAAATAGTCAGTCTGATAGGAAACCACCACAACAAAATAGAGATGAAGCTATAATTCAAGTCGGGAGTGAATACAAATATCGAAGTTGCTCTTGACAGGTCACGAGATAACTGAACTCAGATGGTCAAAAGGGAGCGGGAGGGGCGCAGCCAAGGACATTGAGAAGGGGTGTACAAAATGGAAGGACGCCTGGACCCACGCAGATAGCTAGACGCATAAAGTCCCAAATTATGGGATGGCGACACTCGGCTATAATTGACTTACAACAATGCACCCTCCGAGTGAAGGCGTCTGTCGATTGAGTGGACGTGACTAAATACAGTACCCAAAAAGCAGATGGTTACAATAAATATGGACAGTTTACGATGGGAAATTCACAGCGCTATTCATGGGTTCTGAAAGAAGTATACATTCAGGCAATATTTGtcgaaaactattttgttaaaccgAAGATGCCGTCCGCCTTGAACCGATAGtggtcaaaacaaaacaaaaatggaattgatcGATTActacaaatgataaaaaatgagcATATCAACCAACATATAAATGGGCTTAACCCTATAAACTTagttctaaaattcaaaaaaaaaaaaaaaaacttcacatAGTCAAATAGTCAATTGTTCAATCATCTGCCGATTCGTTTAGGAACGAACACAGTCTTTTCATGCACCGCTTATAAACTCCGGTGGAGGTTTTCACAGTCACGACGCGAATTATACCATCATCTCCTGAATGAGGGTCGGTTATGTGTCCAAAAGCCCATTGAAGAGGAGGAAGATTACCTTCCTTTAAGAGAACCAGGGCCCCGACGTGAATATTTGTGGAACCTGATTTCCACTTGTTCCGCGCAATTAGTTCATTTAAATACTCTTTGTGCCAGCGACACCATAAATGCTGGCGAAGTTGCTGCGTGTGTCGCGATGAAGAGAGCCTGCCAATTTTTATATCTCGAAAATCGGCCTGTGGGAAGCTAGTCATTGGACCACCAATCAGGAAATGACCGGGTGACAAGGGAAGGATGTCGTTCGGGTCAGAGGATAAATGAGTGATTGGACGTGAGTTGAGGATGACTTCAATTTCGATGACATCAGTTTGCAGTTGTTCGAACGTAAGAACGGTATTACCAACGGTACGCAAGAAATGGTACTTGAAGAATTTCACAGCCGCTTCCCAAAGGCCACCGAAGTGAGCAGACCTGGAGGGGAATGAATTTCCAcgaaattctttcattttcacaAAATTGATTCAAAGCTTTATTgtgattttctgaattaaactaaTCATAGAGCTCATTCAGTTCTCTACTAGCACCTACAAAATTGGTAGAATTATCAGACGAGATAGTACTTGATTTACCGGGACGGGCGAAAAATCGTTTCAAGCTACCGATGAAGTCCTCCGTTGTGAGATTGCTTACGAATTCAAGGTGAACAGCCCTTGTAGCAAAACATACATAAATTGCGACttaacatttgatatttttagTATCACGGTATCTTTTCTCCTTAACGTATAATGGTCCGCAATAGTCAATTCCAACATGCAGAAATGGACGCGAAAAAGTTGCCCGATTCACGGGTAGATTTCCCATTACGTGATCGAAACTTCGCGGTTTCACTCGAGAGCACGTCGGGCAATGAAGGATAATTTTTCGCACTGAGTTCCTCCAGTCAAGTAACCAATACTATTCTCGTATCGTGTAGAGTGTCGCCTGGGTACCTGCGTGTTTCAAAGACCTATGCTGTTCACGGATAGTTAATTCCGTTACATGTGAACTGCGAAGAAGTAATATAGGATGTTTCTGATGGAAATCTAGAGTGGAAAATTTGAGTCTCCCGCCGACCTTGAGCAATCCTTTGTCAAGGAAGGGATTTAAGGAAAGAATCTTTCTTCTTTTATCGAGAGCTCGATCTTTAGATAAAgcatcaatttattttgaaaaagctgTAGCTTGAGTCAACTTGAGCACAAATTTCAAAGCagactcaatttaaaaattgaaaaaattaccctCGAATTTTTCCTCGTTACCCTTTTTCACATTATGAAGGAAACGAAAGCAGAATCCAATCACATGAATTAATTCATTCATGGATGAGCACACTTCCAAGATCGCGATCTTGGGCGCTGTGATTGCCATTAGGACCTGCGAAACAGGTGGTTTGCACGTCTCAGGAATTTCTCAGGGCTGTGTTTTCATCTGAGGCCACTCATTCTCCTCCTGACTAAGCCAGACAGGTCCGTGCTGACATATGTGATCAGAAAGAAACTCTCTTGACATTCGACCTCGTGAAGATAGATCAGCTAGATTATCAAGAGTGGGGACGTGTCTCCAATAATGAAATTGAGTCATCTCTTGAATTTCAGCGACCCGATTGGAAACGAAGTTTTTTTTATCTATGAGGTGGCGTTTTAATCCAGTGCAAAGCGCTTGTAGAATCGGACCAAAGGAATATCTTACTGAACTCAATGTGTTTGAAAGCATCATATGTGGTAGCATACAAGTGAGATAATAAGACTGCTGCGCACAATTCAAATCTAGGCAGAGTTACAGGTTGTGCTGGTGCAGCGCGAGATTTGGAGCATACGAAACAAACGTGATACTTTCCCTGGCTATCAGTGACACACAAGTATATACATGCACCGTATGCCTTCTCACTTGCGACACAAAAGCCATGCACCTGAATTTCTATGAAATTGGGTGAAATTATGCATCGACAGAAGTGAAGTTCATTCAAACAAGGTAATTGATTTCTAAATTCTACCCAATTCGACTCTATACCCGTCGGAAGTGGTCCATCCCAAGTTATCTGCAATTTCCACAAATGTTTTATCATCAATTTTGCATAAAATAGAAAGGGGCCCAACAATCCGAGTGGGTCGAAGAGTTTTGCGATTTCTGACAAAATAGATCGCTTAGTAATTTGATTACCTTTTTCTGTTTTATTCACAACATAAATGATTGTATTATCTCGAGAATTCCAAGAGATACCGAGATTTTTTATTGTGTCAGAATCGAGGGATAGGAGCTCATTTACTGCTTTATTCGAAAAATCGTGAGTCAATCGAAGGTCATTTGACACCCATTTTCGCAGAGTAAAACCTCCCTTTTGAGTGATTTGAACAAGATCATCATGAAGTGCCATCGCATCCTGCAAAGTATTAGCGCTTGTCAACACATCGTCAACGTAGAAGTCGCGTTTCAATACTTGGGCCGCGAGAGGGTGAGAATTACCTTCGTCAATAGCGAGCTGCTTCGACACGCGAGTTCCTAGAAAAGGTGCAGAGGCATTCCATAGATGACCGTTTTCAACTTGTAAATTTGAATAGGATCATCTGGATTATCTCTCCAGATTAATTTCTGATAGATTGAATCGTCAGAAGCAACTTCGACCTGACGATACATCTTTTCGATGTTCTGCAGTCAAAGCGAATAGAAAAGATCAGAATCACGTATAAATAGTGAATAGATCATCCTGTATTACAGGCCCAGCCATGAgagcattattcaaagaaatcCCGTTAAAACCCGGGTAAGAACCGTCGAATACTATTCTGACTTTAGTAGATAGACTTTCTTCCTTCACAGCAGCGTAATACGGGAAGAAAAAACCTGTATTAAATGACTCTGGATCTTGATCCAAAGTCATGTGATTAAGAGCACTATATTCCTTGAGAAACTCGGAATAGCTTCCTTTAATAGATGGGTTTCTCGAAAACTTGTATTCCAAAGCATGGAATCACCTTTGAATTGCATTGAAAGAAGGTGAGTTCGTCATTGCGTttcacattttcagaaaaatgagaCTCACAAGCCTGTTCTTCTGGCGATAAAAATTGATTAGATGGGACTTGCTCGAGTGCCCAGAACCGAGTGAGCTCAGAATCAGTAGCATCATTCTGCATCGGTTTCATTATCAAGTGGCACATAGTCATGCTTGATTTCGAACGATTCAACGACACTTCTCCTGCAATTATCCAACCAATTTGGGTCTTTTGTAACACAGCTTTCTGACCTTGAATTTCTAATTGATCTCTTGAACATAAGAGTTTATAGAACAGCTGTATTCCAAAAAGAGCATCGACATTTGCTGGTTTGTAGAATTCAGGATCAGCCAACCTAATGTTTGACGGAATTTTAATCAAGTCACGTTTAAGTGGAATCGATGGAAGGGTCCCTGTAATATATGGGACGTCTAGGAAATCAATCCTTTTCGCAAATCTATTGAATCGAGACCTGAAAATAGCACCTACTGATTCAGTAATATTACTAGAAGCTAAATTCAATCCGGTGACAGTAATGTCAACCGATTGCCTCCTTAAATTGAGACGAGAGGCCATTCTTTCTGTTATATAATTAGATTGTGAACAATTATCTAAGAGAACTCGGCAAGGATGAGAATTGCCTTGCCTATCGAACAATTCGACCATAGTTGTCGAGACTAGAGCATATGATGAAGTATGCGATTACATGTTCAAAGATGAATGATTCAAAGTGGAAGTTTCTAGAGCTTGAGACACTTGTTCATTCcgataattacacagccacacaacaaTAAAAGTGTGCGAATctagtaacaagacacacgtattcctatggattttggggcgctgaattcaaattcggtatcaaaaatcatccatcacgtcatggttgagccataacctcaaaaaatgacgaaaaatcatgcactgaggcaaataaatttcaaaataatgccagtgattcaaattttcacttcaaaaacatgtcgacaactatgaaggatcaacccttgcctgatatcaacttatttaacatgacTTTACCCAAAAGAACCAGACCTCAcctattttaaattaacagaaatttattgaactacacgtaaagctctggaagcatattttcccaacagcaaatgtgtgctacatcgaatgggtcaacttgagcctaacctagaaataaatctaacctagcctaacctaacctcacgaaacacaattaaactgattatgttgtcccgttgggtttgcgataccgtttgaatcagcttgggctttaCCTGCAAAagggtcaaacctatcctaacctaaaaaacctgacctaacttaacttcacggaacacaattaaactcattgtgttgtcccgttctgtttgcggtaccgtttcattcagcttcagcttaacctacatagaggtttaacctatcctatccaaacctaacaaaacctgacctaacataacctagccgaatgaaattcatccacacgtgtagctatgtaagcgtacggttctcagtcttaaatgtgtgctatatttaataagttaactcgatcttaacctacaaatgaatctaacttaacagaacctagcGAAATTtggcttaacgcaacacaacttaacttaagtgttcccgttgtaacacaataaaattcatttcattgtactacaggtggttaaaaatttagaagcacattactcatttgaagaaacttagaactacaagtagaattgaccccatttcaattaacctgacaatacttgtatgaattaaaatgtagaactataacttaaacatgcaaatgaataagagttttattcaaaatttttttccctctgcttttcttagacttaagggatatatttatactatctttcgtgtttacattttatcttgttttttatcgtaatgaaattgatttatagacctacttcagtctattttctgcctgctataacgtgtccttttttcttctaaggaacgatgcaaagggtcaCGCTTAAGtgtaagacctacattcgtttcccttttcaacatccagcaaaaatcagccatcatgacctcgtcccatctacacTGATATCGTTGtttcatcacttttatgtcttgatgaaaacgttctcTTGTCattattcgaatctgtggtctatcaaagactccttctttcaatttagcgtttgAAACATTAGgtaatttaagggatatatactgatagcattgtccatctttgtctaacgccttgacaaattgcttcatgagcccaagctttatgtggaggggtggtagtaaaattttttctggatcaacgaggctttggttgatgatattatgagaatcaggtttgaatgaatctcttaaaggccaatgttttttgctgtaatgattggctcgatctctgctattctaCAGGCATATAAACCGGcatgaaacccgattgttggcctaatatcattgttatgattttgagatcaccacatgtttgccatttgtgattcgtgtagttaactttttcaagaagcattttaacattgttatattcttctttgatgacagTTGAaagagctatagggataggagcgtaagcaTTCGTTTtgtgcagtaaaacagccttaatgctgcgttttgacgaatcaatgaaaagtcgccattcgtcgtctctgtacacatttttcttcaagtggttcattagtccgttaacgtcagtacagtacactaaagacgtctcttcgtctttaaagaaaaactttctgaattctttatccctgtcgcgatagaatgaaacttttgtctttggctctagaagatttc
The sequence above is drawn from the Belonocnema kinseyi isolate 2016_QV_RU_SX_M_011 chromosome 7, B_treatae_v1, whole genome shotgun sequence genome and encodes:
- the LOC117176583 gene encoding uncharacterized protein LOC117176583 → MALHDDLVQITQKGGFTLRKWVSNDLRLTHDFSNKAVNELLSLDSDTIKNLGISWNSRDNTIIYVVNKTEKGNQITKRSILSEIAKLFDPLGLLGPFLFYAKLMIKHLWKLQITWDGPLPTGIESNWVEFRNQLPCLNELHFCRCIISPNFIEIQVHGFCVASEKAYGACIYLCVTDSQGKYHVCFVCSKSRAAPAQPVTLPRFELCAAVLLSHLYATTYDAFKHIEFSKIFLWSDSTSALHWIKTPPHR
- the LOC117176584 gene encoding uncharacterized protein LOC117176584 encodes the protein MVELFDRQGNSHPCRVLLDNCSQSNYITERMASRLNLRRQSVDITVTGLNLASSNITESVGAIFRSRFNRFAKRIDFLDVPYITGTLPSIPLKRDLIKIPSNIRLADPEFYKPANVDALFGIQLFYKLLCSRDQLEIQGQKAVLQKTQIGWIIAGEVSLNRSKSSMTMCHLIMKPMQNDATDSELTRFWALEQVPSNQFLSPEEQACESHFSENVKRNDELTFFQCNSKVIPCFGIQVFEKPIY